Within the Limnothrix sp. FACHB-406 genome, the region GCAACTGGTGGGCAAAACCGTGATTCCGCGGCCGCTGCCCAACTTGGATGCGGTGTTGCCGATTCGGCCACCCAGTTGGGACGCTTTGGCGGAAATGCCCCGCAGCCCGTTTGCTAACCAAGCGGTGGGCTTATTAGAAACCGTCGGCTTTCCGGCCATGGTGGGAGCCGCCGATGCCATGCTCAAGGGAGCCGATGTGCGGTTGGCCGCCTACGAGACGATCGGGGACGGCCTTTGCACCGCCATCATTCGCGGCTCCGTGGCTGACGTGGGCATGGCGATTCAAATTGGCATGGCTGAAGCAGAACGGATTGGCCAACTCCACGCGGTGATGGTGATTCCCCGCGCCTTGGAAGACTTGGAACGGGCCTTGCCCTTGGCGGAACATTGGCAAGCGACAGTGGAAACTCGTCGGGCGATCCCGATCGAGCTGCATCAAGTGGAGCGGCGGGTGATGCAACCGGTGGCCCTGCCGGAGCTGCAACGCTTAGAACCAGTGGAGCTGCCGATGCGTGAGCCTCAGCAGTTGGAACGCTTTGAGGAGCGCCTCTAGGACGCGCTTGGGTTTCGTGATGGTTGCCTGATTGAAGCCAATCTGCATCCGGCCAATCTGCATCCAGCCAAAACCTGCAAATTGAATAGCCAAGTTAATAGCCCCTGAGCATGATGATTGCGCCAGGGGCTGATTTTGCGGCTGATTTTAGCGACGGGCCGTTACCGTGCCCGTCAAGTTGGCCAGTAGGGTCTCCACCGCTGCATCATATTGGGGATCGACCCGATCGGGGGCGGATCGATCCCCAATCGGCAGCGGGGGTGGGCCATCAATGGGGCGATTCGGCTCAATGCCGGCTTGGTTGATATCCCGGTGGGATGGGGTTTCATATTTAGCGATGGTTACCGCCAATCCGGAGCCGTCGGCCAAATCAAACAGGGATTGAATTAACCCCTTGCCAAAGGTGCGTTCGCCCACCAATTGGGCCCGGCCGCTATCTTGCAACGCCCCGGCCAAAATCTCGCTGGCGCTGGCGGTTCCCCGATTCACCAACACCACCAACGGCGCATCGGTGAGGGCATTGCCGCTGGCCTCGAAGGAGTCGAACACCCCTTGGCGATTCACCGTATAAACGATCGGCCCGCTATCAATCCATTGTCGGGCGATCGCAATGCCCGCCTGTAGCAGTCCGCCGGGATTATTGCGCAGATCGAGCACAAACCCCTCAGCCCCTTGTCGCGACAGTTGCTTGATGGCGGTGGCCATTTCCGCCGCTGCGTTGCCATTGAACTGGCTGAGGCGCAGGTAGCCAATATTGCGCCCCTGATCGCGCCGCAACTCCGCCACTACCGGATTAATCGCAATGCGATCGCGCACCAAGTCGTAGTCCTTAGGTTCCGGTTCCCCCGATCGCTGAATTTGCAATCGCACCTGACTGCCCGAGGGGCCGCGCATCCGCTCCGCCGCTTCATCCAAGCTCATGGCCTTGGTGGGGATGCCGTTAATGCTCAGAATTTGATCCTGGGGCAAAATTCCCGCGCGATCGGCCGGTGAACCCGCCAAGGGAGCCACCACCGTCAAAGCGCCCGTTTCGGGATCGAGCGCGATTTGTAACCCCACCCCGGTCAGTTCCCCGGAGGTGTTGGTTTGCAAACTGCGATATTGCTCCGGCGACAGGAATCGGGTGAAGGGATCCCCCAAGACCGCCAGCATTTCTTGAATCGCTCCATAGGTTTCCGTTCGATCGCGCAAGGGCTTTTTCAGCGCCTTTTCACGAATCCACCACCAGTTTTGATGATTAAACGTGTCGTCTATATAAGCGCGGTTAACAATTCGCCATGCTTCACTCAGCAGCTTTTGCTCCTGGGTCATGGCCCAAGCGCGATCGGTGGGCCCACCCAGCCACAGCAGCAGCACCCATAACCCTAGGAGGAGTCCAACCCTAAATGGTTTTTGAATCAGATTCTTAAGCATGAAACCGATCCTAACTGCTGAAAGGGGCTTCCTCAAACCCTACCCAAAATTGTTTAACTTGCGCGGTCGAGTGACAACCCGTCCCGGCGCGATCGCCCCCTGAGCCATCCCCTTCCTGAGAATGGCTTACGGACTCCCCGGATGGGTCAGCGCCATAGCCAGGCACTCCCGAAGGCAAAGTAAATCCCCCCCTCCGCGCGATCGCACCACTGATCGGGTCTCCGTATCAGGTTGGGAGGATTTCCAGTGTGTTAAATTTTTTAAAAAGCGCCATGCATTTTTAAGTTTCAGCCTCATCCGTTTCCAGCAAGGGACTCCGCAGCTATGTCGAAACTGTACGAATGGTTCGACGAGCGTTTGGAAATCCAAGCACTCGCCGACGACGTGACGGACAAGTACGTTCCGCCCCACGTCAACATCTTCTACTGCCTGGGCGGTGTCACGCTGGTCTGTTTCCTGATCCAGTTTGCCACCGGCTTTGCCATGACCTTCTACTACAAGCCCACCGTGGCAGAAGCGTTCTCGTCGGTGCAATACCTCATGACCGACGTGAGCTTTGGCTGGCTGATCCGCTCCATCCACCGCTGGTCTGCCAGCATGATGGTGCTGATGATGATCCTGCACGTCTTCCGCGTGTACCTGACCGGTGGTTTCAAAAAGCCCCGCGAACTGACCTGGGTAACGGGTGTGGTGTTGGCCGTGTTGACCGTTTCCTTCGGTGTGACCGGCTACTCGCTGCCCTGGGACCAAGTGGGCTACTGGGCTGTGAAGATCGTGTCCGGCGTGCCTGAGGCGATCCCGGTCGTCGGTTCGACCATTGTTGAACTGCTGCGCGGTGGCGAAAGCGTTGGCCAAGGCACCCTCACTCGCTACTACAGCCTGCACACCTTCGTCCTGCCCTGGATGATCGCCGTGTTCATGCTGATGCACTTCCTGATGATCCGCAAGCAAGGGATCTCGGGCCCCCTCTAAAGATGCGCTACCGGGTGTGGCTGGCTTGGTGCTCATTCGCCGGTTGTTGAATTGTGTATCGCCGTCTTGAACTCCCTCGGGAGCTTTTTTAGGATTGGTCTTCAGGATTGGTCTTAAGGATCGTTCAGGATCGGACTAAAGAACACAGGGAGCAACCGGCTCCACCCTTGTCCCACCTGCCGTTTTAAATTCCCTTCACGGAGAAGCGTTTAGCGATGTCCATCCTCAAAAA harbors:
- the ctpA gene encoding carboxyl-terminal processing protease CtpA translates to MGFMLKNLIQKPFRVGLLLGLWVLLLWLGGPTDRAWAMTQEQKLLSEAWRIVNRAYIDDTFNHQNWWWIREKALKKPLRDRTETYGAIQEMLAVLGDPFTRFLSPEQYRSLQTNTSGELTGVGLQIALDPETGALTVVAPLAGSPADRAGILPQDQILSINGIPTKAMSLDEAAERMRGPSGSQVRLQIQRSGEPEPKDYDLVRDRIAINPVVAELRRDQGRNIGYLRLSQFNGNAAAEMATAIKQLSRQGAEGFVLDLRNNPGGLLQAGIAIARQWIDSGPIVYTVNRQGVFDSFEASGNALTDAPLVVLVNRGTASASEILAGALQDSGRAQLVGERTFGKGLIQSLFDLADGSGLAVTIAKYETPSHRDINQAGIEPNRPIDGPPPLPIGDRSAPDRVDPQYDAAVETLLANLTGTVTARR
- the petB gene encoding cytochrome b6 → MSKLYEWFDERLEIQALADDVTDKYVPPHVNIFYCLGGVTLVCFLIQFATGFAMTFYYKPTVAEAFSSVQYLMTDVSFGWLIRSIHRWSASMMVLMMILHVFRVYLTGGFKKPRELTWVTGVVLAVLTVSFGVTGYSLPWDQVGYWAVKIVSGVPEAIPVVGSTIVELLRGGESVGQGTLTRYYSLHTFVLPWMIAVFMLMHFLMIRKQGISGPL
- a CDS encoding BMC domain-containing protein, whose translation is MTAATPANQSALGMVSTRSFPAIVGTADMMLKSSGVTLVGFEKTGSGHCTAIVRGNVADVRIAVEAGAETAGQFGQLVGKTVIPRPLPNLDAVLPIRPPSWDALAEMPRSPFANQAVGLLETVGFPAMVGAADAMLKGADVRLAAYETIGDGLCTAIIRGSVADVGMAIQIGMAEAERIGQLHAVMVIPRALEDLERALPLAEHWQATVETRRAIPIELHQVERRVMQPVALPELQRLEPVELPMREPQQLERFEERL